The Planktothrix agardhii NIES-204 genomic interval CATGGAATCTTCAAGTCCAGCGATACGGGTACAAGAACTATGCTTTAGTTGGCCAAGCGGGGCGCAGGTCTTAAAATCCTGTTCCCTGGATGTTCCTAAAGGAGAGTTTTGGATGCTTTTGGGAAGCAATGGTAGTGGAAAATCCACCTTATTGAGATTATTAGCTGGGTTATTACAGTCGAAATCGGGAGAAATTCAACTCCAAGGAAGGGTGGGGTTTGTGTTTCAAAATCCTGATCATCAGTTAGTCATGCCAACGGTAGGGGCAGATGTAGCCTTTGGATTAGTGGAGGATAAGTTACCCTGGATTGAAGTGAAACAACGGGTAGAAGATGCCTTAACTGCGGTGAAATTATTGGAGTTACAACGACGTCCGATTTATGCCTTAAGTGGGGGTCAAAAACAAAGAATTGCGATCGCTGGAGCCTTAGCCCGACATT includes:
- a CDS encoding putative ABC transporter ATP-binding protein; its protein translation is MLLGSNGSGKSTLLRLLAGLLQSKSGEIQLQGRVGFVFQNPDHQLVMPTVGADVAFGLVEDKLPWIEVKQRVEDALTAVKLLELQRRPIYALSGGQKQRIAIAGALARHCQVLLLDEPTALLDPDSQNDLVIEVQRLVKTRGITALWVTHRLEELNYSDGAFLLENGQVVGQGDPEPLKRRLMQKELKG